The proteins below come from a single Corylus avellana chromosome ca3, CavTom2PMs-1.0 genomic window:
- the LOC132173400 gene encoding LOW QUALITY PROTEIN: subtilisin-like protease SBT3 (The sequence of the model RefSeq protein was modified relative to this genomic sequence to represent the inferred CDS: inserted 3 bases in 2 codons; deleted 1 base in 1 codon): MKLYNGLRLPYLFLFVSCFLVTLHASSTPMEKSTYIVHMDKSHMPKAFTSHHNWYSSIVDCLNSKRQSTSSFVYTYNHVLHGFSASLSQEALDNLKESPGFISAYRDKNATLDTTHTPEFLSLNHTGGFWATSNYGKDVIIGVIDSGVWPESEXFKDDGMTTQIPARWKGICQVGEGFNSSMCNSKLIGASYFNNGIMAANPNITIVMKSATDILGHGTHTTSTAAGNYVKDASYFGYGKGTARGIAPPARVAVYKVNWSEGRYASDVLAGIDQAIADGVDVISISLGYDGVPLYEDPIAIASFAAMEKGVVVSTSAGNSSPQFRSIHNGIPWVLSVAAGSIDRSFAGTLTLGNDQAITGWTMSLNFPANAIVENSQLVYNSTISACDSYESLSEVVCSVVICEPTGSIFAQIDAITRSNVAGAIPISNQTTLFEIGGVPCPCLVISPKDAATVIKYAKTDDFPLASLKFQETIVGTKPAPAVAYYSSRGPSISYPGILKPDIMAPGSLVIASWVPNEATAQIGNHVHLSSHYNVISGPSMACAHASGVAALLKAAHPEWSPAAIRSAMMTTANPLDNTLNPIQENGKRFQLASPLAXGAGHIDPNRALDPGLVYDATPQDYINLLCSMKFNRPQILAIVRSNSYNCSSPSSDLNYPSFITFYNSTYTPVVQKFHRTVTNVGDGAAMYKATVTAPKGSRVVVSPQTLVFKRKYEQQSYTLTIMKSRRDKKNDVSFGALVWAHKNGKHIVRSPIVVSPMGII, from the exons ATGAAGCTCTATAATGGGCTTCGTCTACCATACTTGTTCCTCTTTGTTTCATGCTTTTTGGTGACTCTTCATGCTAGTTCAACACCAatggaaaagtccacatacatTGTCCATATGGACAAATCTCACATGCCCAAGGCCTTCACTAGCCATCACAATTGGTACTCATCAATCGTCGATTGCCTCAATTCTAAAAGGCAATCGACTTCATCATTTGTATACACTTATAATCATGTTCTTCACGGTTTCAGCGCTTCCCTATCTCAAGAAGCACTGGATAATTTGAAGGAATCCCCAGGATTTATTTCAGCTTATCGAGATAAGAATGCTACACTCGATACCACCCACACGCCGGAGTTCCTATCACTTAATCATACCGGTGGCTTTTGGGCCACTTCTAACTACGGTAAAGATGTCATCATTGGTGTTATCGACTCTGGAGTATGGCCAGAAAGTGA TTTTAAGGACGATGGTATGACCACCCAAATCCCAGCAAGGTGGAAGGGAATTTGCCAAGTAGGAGAAGGATTCAATTCCTCCATGTGTAACTCAAAGCTCATAGGAGCTAGCTACTTCAACAACGGCATCATGGCTGCAAATCCCAACATTACCATTGTCATGAAGTCTGCTACGGACATTTTAGGCCATGGGACCCATACAACCTCCACAGCTGCAGGGAACTATGTGAAAGATGCATCTTATTTCGGCTATGGTAAAGGAACAGCTAGAGGCATTGCACCACCAGCCAGGGTTGCCGTGTACAAGGTGAATTGGAGCGAAGGACGCTATGCTTCTGATGTTCTTGCTGGTATCGACCAAGCCATAGCTGATGGCGTTGATGTAATTTCCATCTCCTTGGGATATGATGGCGTGCCGTTGTATGAAGATCCAATAGCAATAGCTTCTTTTGCTGCAATGGAGAAGGGTGTGGTAGTTTCAACTTCAGCAGGAAATTCAAGTCCACAATTTCGCAGCATCCACAACGGTATTCCTTGGGTGTTATCCGTGGCGGCTGGCAGTATTGATCGGTCATTTGCTGGAACTTTGACTCTTGGAAATGATCAAGCCATTACTGGTTGGACCATG TCCCTCAACTTCCCAGCAAATGCAATTGTCGAAAACTCCCAATTGGTGTACAACAGCACCATATCAGCATGTGATTCATACGAATCATTATCCGAAGTCGTATGTAGCGTCGTCATTTGTGAACCAACTGGGTCTATTTTTGCTCAAATAGATGCCATCACTAGATCAAACGTGGCAGGCGCTATACCTATCTCCAATCAAACCACATTATTTGAAATAGGAGGAGTGCCCTGTCCTTGTCTAGTGATTAGCCCCAAGGATGCAGCAACCGTGATCAAATATGCAAAAACTGACGATTTTCCTTTGGCTAGCTTGAAGTTCCAAGAGACCATTGTTGGCACAAAGCCTGCGCCGGCTGTGGCTTACTACAGTTCTAGAGGTCCTTCAATTAGCTATCCAGGCATCTTAAAGCCGGATATAATGGCGCCTGGGTCACTAGTCATAGCTTCCTGGGTTCCAAATGAAGCAACCGCCCAAATAGGCAACCATGTGCACTTGTCTAGCCATTACAATGTGATTTCTGGGCCATCCATGGCTTGCGCACACGCCTCTGGTGTGGCTGCACTTTTGAAAGCTGCACACCCGGAATGGAGCCCGGCTGCGATTAGATCTGCAATGATGACCACAGCCAACCCATTAGATAATACTCTAAACCCAATTCAGGAAAATGGCAAAAGGTTTCAACTTGCTTCACCTCTAG ATGGAGCAGGACATATTGACCCAAATCGTGCTCTTGACCCGGGTTTGGTTTATGATGCAACCCCACAAGACTATATCAATTTGCTCTGCTCCATGAAATTCAACAGGCCACAAATCTTAGCCATTGTCAGATCAAACTCCTATAACTGTTCCAGCCCATCTTCTGATCTTAATTATCCAtcatttattactttttataatAGCACATATACGCCAGTTGTTCAAAAATTTCACAGGACTGTAACCAATGTGGGAGATGGCGCAGCAATGTACAAAGCCACGGTCACGGCACCAAAAGGCTCTAGAGTTGTAGTCTCACCTCAAACATTGGTCTTCAAAAGGAAGTATGAGCAGCAAAGCTACACTTTGACAATCATGAAGTCTAGGAGGGACAAGAAAAATGATGTTTCATTTGGTGCACTTGTTTGGGCTCATAAAAATGGAAAACACATCGTTAGGAGCCCCATTGTAGTGTCACCAATGGGGATTATTTGA